A portion of the Segatella copri DSM 18205 genome contains these proteins:
- a CDS encoding TonB-dependent receptor → MRHSQTQRIKVVINITHLKKSMLAAFVALSVATANAQTIKGVVTDADNGEPIIGATIKVKETSKAAVTDMNGKYSITGLTTGRYTIEASYIGYQPAVIPEILVTEGKEVVINVPISESSNELGEVVVKPRISKEGAVNKMALVGARMLSMEEASRYAGGYSDPARLVTAFAGVAGNSNDNGVSVHGNAPQAMQWRLEGVEIFSPNHFTDAFNMGTGIVSALNSNVLDNSDFHLGAFTAEYSNALSGVFDMRMRAGDNDSYHHALQIGTLGLEGTSEGPISKKTGASYLVNYRYSVTTIAREIGLLSLDGDQADFQDFNFKLNFPTKKAGTFSVFGVGLKDKYWLELEDPSKWESMYDQEYTVSNQTMLAGGVNHKAYLGKNWNINSTIAASYFKNDGDQSYYDGQPNQANKLGNCLPYIRMRQNNSQFTATTNVQKRFSPKFQSKIGATYTEYFFDIDLKMAPKVGAAMPAQSIYTADSHTGLFNAYIANSWNMSRWLTFTFGLNTQYFRLNDDVSVEPRAAFQWNPDEKNQFSVGYGMHSKTEKMDTYFVYDQNEGFVNKDLKLSKAHHIIGSYIHRFNDQLNLRVEAYYQSLFDLPVTEDGSYCTINRRYYYEERELVSKGKGRNYGIDVALEQYMHKGYYWMVDGSLYKSEYKGGDNIWRDSRYNRTFMVKVLGGKEWMLGKRKQNVLSVNGKVTLQGGQRYTPADVTASQQNYEAGRPDVVYDETKAFSEQYDPACIVDFTISYKITGKKCNHTIAFEGLNLLQKKVPYENTYNYKKNTVETYDSGISLPNVYYRISF, encoded by the coding sequence ATGAGACATTCACAGACACAACGAATTAAGGTGGTAATCAATATAACCCACCTTAAAAAATCAATGCTTGCGGCCTTTGTTGCACTCTCCGTCGCAACTGCGAACGCACAAACCATCAAAGGCGTTGTGACAGACGCTGACAACGGGGAGCCCATCATCGGCGCAACGATCAAGGTGAAGGAGACATCGAAAGCTGCCGTGACAGATATGAACGGCAAATATTCGATAACAGGTCTCACAACAGGCCGTTACACCATTGAAGCTTCGTACATAGGTTACCAGCCAGCCGTCATCCCCGAGATTCTCGTTACGGAGGGCAAGGAGGTGGTCATCAATGTCCCCATAAGCGAGAGCTCGAACGAGCTGGGAGAAGTAGTGGTGAAGCCTCGCATCAGCAAGGAAGGCGCTGTGAACAAGATGGCTCTTGTCGGGGCGAGGATGCTCAGCATGGAAGAGGCAAGCCGATATGCAGGAGGATACAGCGACCCGGCGCGCCTCGTCACAGCCTTTGCCGGTGTGGCTGGCAACAGCAACGACAACGGCGTGTCGGTGCACGGCAATGCGCCGCAGGCCATGCAGTGGCGACTTGAGGGCGTGGAGATCTTCAGCCCGAACCACTTCACCGACGCCTTCAACATGGGCACAGGAATCGTCAGCGCACTCAACTCCAATGTTCTCGACAACTCCGACTTCCACCTCGGAGCCTTCACAGCCGAGTACAGCAATGCCCTCTCAGGCGTGTTTGACATGAGAATGCGCGCAGGCGACAACGACAGCTACCACCATGCGCTCCAGATAGGCACGCTGGGCCTCGAAGGCACATCGGAAGGCCCCATAAGCAAGAAGACAGGAGCATCCTACCTCGTCAACTACCGCTACTCCGTCACCACCATCGCCCGTGAGATAGGACTCCTCTCCCTCGACGGCGACCAGGCCGACTTCCAGGACTTCAACTTCAAGCTCAACTTCCCGACAAAGAAGGCTGGCACATTCTCCGTCTTCGGAGTAGGACTGAAGGACAAGTACTGGCTCGAGCTCGAAGACCCCTCAAAGTGGGAGAGCATGTATGACCAGGAGTACACGGTCAGCAATCAGACAATGCTCGCTGGCGGCGTCAACCACAAGGCGTACCTCGGCAAGAACTGGAACATCAACAGCACCATAGCAGCCTCCTACTTCAAGAACGATGGAGACCAGAGCTACTATGACGGACAGCCCAACCAGGCCAACAAGCTCGGCAACTGCCTGCCCTACATAAGGATGCGCCAGAACAACTCGCAGTTTACAGCCACAACGAATGTGCAGAAGCGTTTCAGCCCTAAGTTCCAGTCCAAGATTGGTGCCACATACACAGAGTACTTCTTCGACATCGACCTCAAGATGGCCCCAAAGGTAGGAGCCGCCATGCCTGCACAATCAATCTATACAGCCGACAGCCACACTGGCCTGTTCAACGCCTATATAGCCAACTCGTGGAACATGAGCCGCTGGCTTACCTTCACCTTTGGTCTGAATACCCAGTATTTCCGCCTCAACGACGACGTGTCAGTTGAGCCACGTGCAGCCTTCCAGTGGAATCCGGACGAGAAGAACCAGTTCTCTGTGGGTTACGGCATGCACAGCAAGACAGAGAAGATGGACACATACTTTGTCTATGACCAAAATGAGGGCTTTGTAAACAAGGACCTCAAACTGAGCAAGGCTCACCACATCATCGGCTCGTACATCCACCGATTCAACGACCAGCTCAACCTACGCGTGGAGGCATACTACCAGAGCCTCTTCGACCTTCCCGTGACTGAAGACGGCAGCTACTGCACCATCAACCGCCGCTATTATTACGAGGAGCGCGAGCTCGTGAGCAAAGGCAAGGGACGCAACTATGGCATAGACGTCGCACTGGAGCAATACATGCACAAGGGTTACTACTGGATGGTGGACGGTTCGCTCTACAAGTCAGAGTACAAGGGTGGCGACAATATATGGCGCGACTCACGCTACAACCGTACCTTCATGGTTAAGGTGCTCGGCGGTAAGGAATGGATGCTCGGCAAGAGAAAGCAGAACGTGCTGAGTGTCAACGGCAAAGTCACCCTGCAAGGCGGTCAGAGATACACTCCTGCCGATGTGACGGCAAGCCAACAGAACTACGAGGCTGGCAGACCAGATGTCGTGTACGACGAGACAAAGGCTTTCTCTGAGCAGTACGACCCTGCATGCATCGTAGACTTCACCATCAGCTACAAGATAACAGGCAAGAAGTGCAACCACACCATAGCCTTCGAAGGTCTCAACCTCTTGCAGAAAAAAGTGCCTTACGAGAACACTTACAACTACAAGAAGAACACTGTGGAGACATACGACTCAGGCATCTCACTGCCAAACGTGTACTACCGCATCAGCTTCTAA
- a CDS encoding ISAon1 family transposase, whose amino-acid sequence METHPITARSFEDDYHIDGDEYGRAYKDHLSGYREWSELGHADEWLIFPENISPHVSIDETCLSTGEVYTIASNKDAHGRKGCLIAVVKGTKAKDVIKALMKIPEALRMSVEEVTLDFSESMHNIVEKCFPKAMRTLDRFHHQQFCLEALQEVRREYRREQMTLDAHAREEHRLMMRQLQENDGPFVDEEGNAIRRNARYYPERLENGETRAELLARSKGLLMMSPEKWTDTQKERAEILFREFPDIKTAFSLTHSLRMIFSQRCTKEQGAVSLHSWYSKVGEFGNKAFNDIAAAMYDREDEILNYFVNRSTNASAESLNAKIKHFRAQLRGIIDRKFFLFRLMKIYA is encoded by the coding sequence TTGGAGACGCACCCTATAACGGCCCGTTCGTTTGAGGATGACTATCACATAGACGGTGATGAGTATGGCAGAGCCTACAAGGACCACCTAAGCGGCTATCGTGAATGGTCTGAACTAGGCCATGCTGACGAGTGGCTCATCTTCCCAGAGAACATAAGTCCTCACGTCAGCATAGATGAGACATGCTTGTCCACGGGAGAGGTATACACAATAGCCTCGAACAAGGATGCACATGGTCGCAAGGGATGCCTTATTGCTGTAGTCAAGGGCACTAAGGCAAAGGATGTCATAAAGGCATTGATGAAGATACCAGAAGCGTTGAGAATGAGCGTGGAAGAGGTTACTCTCGACTTCTCTGAGAGTATGCACAACATAGTAGAGAAATGCTTTCCGAAGGCTATGCGTACGCTCGACCGGTTCCATCATCAGCAGTTTTGTCTTGAAGCCTTGCAAGAGGTACGCAGAGAGTATAGGCGTGAGCAGATGACACTTGATGCCCATGCTAGGGAAGAGCACCGTCTGATGATGCGCCAGCTGCAGGAGAACGATGGTCCATTTGTGGATGAGGAGGGCAATGCCATAAGGCGCAATGCAAGGTACTATCCCGAAAGACTTGAGAACGGAGAGACTCGTGCAGAACTCCTTGCACGCAGTAAGGGGCTACTTATGATGTCACCCGAGAAATGGACAGACACACAGAAGGAACGTGCAGAAATACTGTTCCGTGAGTTTCCGGACATAAAGACGGCTTTCTCGCTTACCCACTCTCTTCGAATGATTTTCTCGCAGAGGTGTACTAAGGAGCAAGGTGCTGTCAGCCTGCATTCATGGTACTCGAAGGTCGGTGAGTTCGGCAACAAAGCGTTCAATGATATTGCTGCCGCCATGTACGACCGTGAGGATGAGATCCTTAACTATTTTGTCAATCGCTCTACCAATGCATCAGCTGAATCCCTCAATGCAAAGATCAAGCATTTCAGAGCACAACTCAGAGGTATTATTGACCGTAAGTTCTTTCTCTTCAGACTAATGAAGATCTATGCCTAA